The following is a genomic window from Rhizobium sp. NRK18.
GCGTCTTGCGCTCGTCCCAGTCCTTCAGGGTCACGAAGGCCGTGCCGGCATTGGTCTTCAGGCCGCCCGAGATCAGGTCAAAGCCGGCGACCGAGAAGACGTCCTTGACGGCCGGATGCTGCCGGGTGATCTGGCTCGACTGTTCCATGGCGGCTTCGGCGCGGCTCAATGATGCAGCCGGGGGCAGAATGCCGATCTGGAACAGCACGCCCTGGTCCTCCGAGGGAACCAGCGAGCCGGGTAGGGTGGTGAACATGTAGGCGGTCGCGCCCAGAAGGCCGCAGACGAGGACGAGACCGACCACGAAACGCTTGAGCAGGAACCGGACACCGGCCGTGTAGCCCGCCGTGACGCGGTCGAAGAACCGGTTGAAGAGGCGGAACGGCAGCATCGGTTCCTGATGGCCGGGCTTGAGGATCAGCGCGCAGAGCGCCGGCGTCAGGGTGAGGGCGACAATGCCCGAGAGGACGACGGAAATGGCGATCGTCACCGCGAACTGCTTGTACATGGCGCCGGCGAGGCCGCCCATGAACGAGACCGGAATGAACACCGCGCAAAGCACCAGCACGATCGCGATGACCGGGCCGGTCACCTCGCTCATCGCCTTGATCGCTGCCTGTCTTGGCGGCAGCCTTTCCTGCGACATCAGGCGCTCGACGTTTTCAAGCACGACAATGGCGTCGTCAACCACGATGCCGATTGCCAGCACGAGGCCGAAAAGCGTCAGAAGGTTGATCGAGAAGCCGAGGATGTAGATGCCGGCGAAGGTGCCGATGATCGAGATCGGCACGGCGATGACGGGGATGAGGGTCGCCCGCCAGTTCTGCAGGAAGATGAAGACGACCGCGACAACCAGGATGATCGCCTCGATGAAGGTGTGAATGACCTCCTCGATCGAAACCTGAATGAACTTCGTGGTGTCGTACGGGATCTGGTAGGTGATGCCCTTGGGGAAGGCGGTCTGAAGCTCGTCGAGCCTGGTCCTGACGCCGGTCATGGTGTCCAGCGCGTTGGCGCCGGATTGCAGGTAGATCAGGATCGGGATCGCCGGCGTGCCGTTCAGGGTGCTGGAGACCGCATAGCTCTTCGTTCCGAGCTCGATGCGGGCCACGTCCTTCAGGCGGAGCGTGGCGGCGTTCGAATCCGACTTCAGGATGATGTCACCGAAGGCGCCGACGTCGGGCAGCCGCCCTTGTGTGGTCACGGAATAGGTGAAGGCCAGCTGGTTGGGGTCGGGCTGTTCGCCAAAACGACCGGCTGCGAACTGGGCATTCTGTTCGCGGATGGCGTTGGCGACATCGCTGGGCGTGAGGTTGAACTGCGCCAGCTTGTCGGGCCGCAGCCAGATACGCATCGAATAGTCGATATCGCCGAGCAGCTGTGCATCTCCCACGCCGGGGATGCGCTTAAGGTCATCGATGACGTTCAGGAGCGCGTAGTTGCCGATATAGGTCCGGTCATAGCTGTTGTCCGGCGAATACATGGCGACGAGGCCGAGGATCGAGGTGGAGCGCTTGGCAACCACCACGCCGAGGCGGGTCACGTCCTGCGGCAGGGTCGGCGTGGCACGCTGGACGCGGTTGTTGACGTCGATGGCCGCCTGGTCTGCATTGGTGCCCAGCTCGAAGGTCACGGTCAGCTGCATCGTGCCGGCATTGGTGCTGGACGATTGCATGTAGAGCATGTTCTCGACGCCGTTGATCTGCTGTTCGAGCGGGGCGGCGACGGTCTGGGCGACGGTTTCGGCGCTGGCGCCGGGATAGTTGGCAGTGACGACCACCTGCGGCGGCGTCAGTTCCGGATACTGGGCGATCGGCAAAAGCCGCAGGGTGATGAAACCGGCGAGAACGATGACGATGGAGATAACGGCGGCAAAGACCGGCCGGTCGATGAAGAAGCGGTAATTCATTTGCTTTCCGCCACCTTCTCGGCGCCGGCTGCCGGTGTCGGCTGGACGGGGCCGCCCGGCCGTACCTTGATGATGCCCTCAACGATCAGCTTGTCGCCAGCCTTCAGGCCACTGTCGACTATCCAGCCTTCCGCGACCTTGCGGCCGAGGGTGACCGGCGAGATCTTGGCGTTGCCGTCTTCGCCGACGGTGTAGACGAACTGTCCCTGGGCGCCCTGCATCAGCGCGACCTCGGGAATGAGGATCGCGTCGTCGAGCGAAACGCCGGTGACCGTGGCGCGCACGAACTGGCCCGGCAGAAGGCGCTTTTCCGGATTTGCCACGATGGCGCGAGCCTGCAGCGTGCCGGTCTCGACATCGATCGACGAGGAGGTGAAGTCGACGGTCGCCTTCTTGTCATATTCCGTGCCGTCGCCGAACGAAATGTCGACGGTCAGCTTGGGTTCTTCGCCATTCGCCTTGCGCATGTCGAGCAGATGGCGAACCTCGGCGGCCTCGCTGTCGGAGAAGGAGAAGTTGACGTAGACCGGATCGAGCTGGGTGATGCTGGTCAGAAACTCGCTGGTGCTCAAAAGGCTGCCTTCCGGAACCTGCTGCAGGCTGGTGATGCCGCTGATCGGCGCTGTGACGGAGGTGTAACCGAGATTGAGCTCGGCCGTCTGCACCGTTGCCTTGGCCGCGGCGACGGACGCTTCGGCAAGTTCGCGCGATGAAATGGCGTCGTCACGCGACTTTTCGCTGCCGACCTTCTGATCGAACAGGCTGGTGGCACGGGTCTCCTCGCGCCTGGCCTGATCGAGTTGGGCCTGTGCCTGCTGCAGCTGCGCCTTCGCCTGAGCGAGCGCTGCCTCGTAAGGGGCCGGATCGATGTTGAAGAGAACGTCGCCCTTTTGAACTTCGGACCCTTCGATGAAGTTGCGCTTGAGCAGGATGCCACCCACCCGCGCACGGACCTCCACATTGCTGTAGGCGGAGATGCGGGCGGCATACTGGAACGACAGGGGAACGGTCTGCGGCTTGATGTCCATGACGGTCACGGCGGGCGGCGGCGGCGCCTGCTGGGCGGAAGCGGGAGCCGCCGTCAGCATGGCCGCCAGCATGGCGAGCCACGCAGTCATGCCGGACGTTTTGGGGAAATTTGAAAACATGAATCGTCACCCTGTCTAAAGTCGAAATCGGAAAAAATTGAATATGCTGAGGGGCATGTTGCGGCGCACTATATAAATGGCGGGTTTCGCTTGTAAATAATCAATTGATTAAATGTGCGGAAAGCCTGGTGCAATTGCGGGGCGATTGTGACATGTTCGCACCAGTATCCCTTGTCGCTGCGATGGACATCGCGGCGCAAAATTCGTCGTTCCGTCTATCGTCTCAAGTGTACGGATCGGCAAGACAAGCAACTGTCGATCATCATTTCGGCTTTAATATTGCAAAAATCATATGTTTGTGGCGCTTTGCCGCAGCTTGACATAAGTCAAGGCGATAAAGCGGTGCCGATGGGAGAAAGGCGACAGATTCACGAGGTCTGTTTCCATGAACATATACTCCGCCGACACGTCCGAAAAAGAGACGGACACTGTTGAACGGCTAGAGGCGCAGCCGGTCAATTCCGCCAAGGTGCGCAAGCCGCTCTATGAAGCGCGGAAAAAGATCTTTCCGAAGCGCGCCGAGGGGCGTTTCCGTCGATTCAAATGGATCGTGATGCTGATCACGCTCGGCATCTATTACCTGACGCCGTGGCTGCGGTTCGACCGCGGGCCCTATGCGCCGGATCAGGCCGTTCTGGTCGACCTTGCCAACCGCCGCTTCTATTTCTTCTTCATCGAAATCTGGCCGCAGGAGTTCTTCTTCGTCGCCGGGCTTCTGGTGATGGCCGGATTCGGCCTGTTCCTGATCACCTCCGCCGTCGGACGCGCCTGGTGCGGCTACACCTGTCCGCAGACCGTCTGGGTCGACCTCTTCCTGGTCGTCGAGCGGGCGATCGAGGGGGATCGCAATGCCCGCATGCGGCTCGATAAGGCACCTTGGAGCTTCGACAAGCTCTGGCGGCGGGTGAGCAAGCACGCGATCTGGATCATGATCGGCATCGCCACCGGCGGTGCCTGGATCTTCTACTTCGCCGACGCGCCGTCTCTCGCCCTGAGTTTCATCGAAGGCAATGCGCCGGCGGTTGCCTACATGACCGTCGCCATCCTGACAGCCACCACTTACGTCTTCGGCGGCCTGATGCGTGAGCAGGTCTGCACCTACATGTGCCCGTGGCCACGCATCCAGGCGGCGATGCTGGACGAGAATTCACTGGTCGTCACCTACAATGACTGGCGCGGGGAACCGCGGTCGCGGCATGCCAAGAAGATGGCGGCCGCCGGCCAGCCGGTCGGCGATTGCGTCGACTGCAACGCCTGCGTCGCGGTTTGTCCGATGGGCATCGACATTCGCGACGGCCAGCAACTCGAATGCATCACCTGCGCGCTGTGCATCGACGCCTGCGACGGCGTCATGGACAAGATCGGCAAGGAACGCGGCCTGATCGCCTATGCGACGCTCGACGAGTACCAGTCGAACATGGCGCTCGCCACCAGCAACGGCGCGTTGCCGATCACGCCGTCGAACATTCGTGCGGAGGACGGCACCTTCAACCCGAACATCCGCCATTTCAACTGGCGGGTCATCTTCCGCGCCCGTACGCTTCTTTACATGGGCGTCTGGTCGGCCGTCGGCATCGGTCTTCTGGTGGCGCTTCTGTCGCGCGACCGGCTTGGCCTCAACGTGCTGCACGACCGCAACCCGCAATATGTGATGGAATCCGATGGATCCATCCGCAACGGCTACACCCTGAAGATCCTCAACATGATCCCCGAACCGCGGGTGATCTTCCTGTCGATCGAAGGGCTGCCGGGCGCGACCATGAAAGTCAACGGCATAGACCAGCCGGAGGGTGTGAGCTTCGCCATTCCCGTCCAGCCGGACAAGGCCGATCCGCTGAAGGTCTTCGTGACAGTGCCAAAGGACCGCGTCTCGGGCACCGTTTCCGAATTCCACTTCATCGCCGAGGATAAGTCGAGCTTCGAGAAGGATAGCTACGAAGCCGTCTTCAACGCTCCGGAGGGCGCGAAATGAGTATAGCCGTCAATTCCAAACGTGAATCCCGTTTTACCGGCTGGCACATGCTGGCGATCATGCTGAGCTTCTTCGGCGTCATCTTCGCGGTGAATTTCACCATGGCCTATTTCGCCAGCTCCAGCTGGAGCGGGCTGGTCGACCAGGACACCTATGTCGCCAGTCAGAAGTTCAATGAACGCGCGGCGGCCATGCGGGCGATCGCAGAAACTGGCGTCAAGGGCGTGCTGGTCGTCAAGAGCCCCGATATCCATTACTCGCTGGCGATCCCCGGTGAGGGGCCGGTGGTGGCCGACGACGTGAAGGCGAATTTCCGCCGCCCGGTCGGCGAACATCAGGATTTCTCGATGGCGCTGACGCCAGTCGGCCCCGGCGAGTTCACCGCGACCCGCGAGATTCCCGCCGGCCAGTGGATCGTCGAGATCATCGCCAAACGCGGCGAGGACGTGGTGATGCACGAAGCCCGCCGCTTCTACGTGAAGCCGAACTGAAACCGACAGGAGCATGACCCGATGAGCTGCTGCGCGCCGGGAACCGAAGCCGCACTGGAGGCCGAACAGGCCAGTCACAGCCTGCCGTCGCGCGAAGAGCTGTGGCTTGCCTCCCGCGATCTGGGGCAGGGCGAGCGCCAGACCGACCTCAGCGTGCCGGGCGTCTACTGCGGTGCCTGCATCTCGACGGTCGAAAACGCCTTGCGGAAGCAGAAGGGGATCGTGCGGGCGCGCGTGAACCTGTCGTCGAAGCGCGTTTCCTTCGTCTGGCGCGAGGACGTCGACGGACAGCGGACCGATCCGCTGGCGTTCGCATCGGCGATCGCCAATACCGGCTACGAGGCGCATCTCTTCGTGCCGGGCGAGGATGAAAGCCGCGGCATGCTGAACCAGTTGCTGCGCGCCGTTGCGGTTGCCGGCTTTGCCGCCGCCAACATCATGCTGCTGTCGGTCTCCGTCTGGTCCGGCGCCGAAGCCGCGAC
Proteins encoded in this region:
- a CDS encoding efflux RND transporter periplasmic adaptor subunit; amino-acid sequence: MFSNFPKTSGMTAWLAMLAAMLTAAPASAQQAPPPPAVTVMDIKPQTVPLSFQYAARISAYSNVEVRARVGGILLKRNFIEGSEVQKGDVLFNIDPAPYEAALAQAKAQLQQAQAQLDQARREETRATSLFDQKVGSEKSRDDAISSRELAEASVAAAKATVQTAELNLGYTSVTAPISGITSLQQVPEGSLLSTSEFLTSITQLDPVYVNFSFSDSEAAEVRHLLDMRKANGEEPKLTVDISFGDGTEYDKKATVDFTSSSIDVETGTLQARAIVANPEKRLLPGQFVRATVTGVSLDDAILIPEVALMQGAQGQFVYTVGEDGNAKISPVTLGRKVAEGWIVDSGLKAGDKLIVEGIIKVRPGGPVQPTPAAGAEKVAESK
- a CDS encoding efflux RND transporter permease subunit, translating into MNYRFFIDRPVFAAVISIVIVLAGFITLRLLPIAQYPELTPPQVVVTANYPGASAETVAQTVAAPLEQQINGVENMLYMQSSSTNAGTMQLTVTFELGTNADQAAIDVNNRVQRATPTLPQDVTRLGVVVAKRSTSILGLVAMYSPDNSYDRTYIGNYALLNVIDDLKRIPGVGDAQLLGDIDYSMRIWLRPDKLAQFNLTPSDVANAIREQNAQFAAGRFGEQPDPNQLAFTYSVTTQGRLPDVGAFGDIILKSDSNAATLRLKDVARIELGTKSYAVSSTLNGTPAIPILIYLQSGANALDTMTGVRTRLDELQTAFPKGITYQIPYDTTKFIQVSIEEVIHTFIEAIILVVAVVFIFLQNWRATLIPVIAVPISIIGTFAGIYILGFSINLLTLFGLVLAIGIVVDDAIVVLENVERLMSQERLPPRQAAIKAMSEVTGPVIAIVLVLCAVFIPVSFMGGLAGAMYKQFAVTIAISVVLSGIVALTLTPALCALILKPGHQEPMLPFRLFNRFFDRVTAGYTAGVRFLLKRFVVGLVLVCGLLGATAYMFTTLPGSLVPSEDQGVLFQIGILPPAASLSRAEAAMEQSSQITRQHPAVKDVFSVAGFDLISGGLKTNAGTAFVTLKDWDERKTPDLDARNLAGPLIGMNMGIKDALILTFNPPPILGLSTTGGFETYLQDRTGQGVAGLADQTQKLVAAAAKRPELTNVRTTFDANVPQFRADLDRAKAKALGVPINSVFEAMQATFGSLYVNDFTLYGRNYQVNLQSEALFRESPDDLRQVFVRSDSGKMIPLDSLVSVKRIVGPDQLERFNAFIAAKITGEPAPGYTSGDAIKAMQEVAKESLPTGYNIAWTGSAYQELETSGSGNQAMIFGVIMVFLILAAQYEKWSLPLAVITAIPFALFGALAATMLRGLTNDVYFQIGMVTLIGLAAKNAILIVEFAVLKRQEGKSAVDAALEAARLRFRPIVMTSLAFILGVVPLAISTGAGSASRHAIGTGVIGGMLAATFIATFFIPMFYRLIAWKDPKKVDEHDTAHLPHGAKADPQH
- the ccoG gene encoding cytochrome c oxidase accessory protein CcoG — encoded protein: MNIYSADTSEKETDTVERLEAQPVNSAKVRKPLYEARKKIFPKRAEGRFRRFKWIVMLITLGIYYLTPWLRFDRGPYAPDQAVLVDLANRRFYFFFIEIWPQEFFFVAGLLVMAGFGLFLITSAVGRAWCGYTCPQTVWVDLFLVVERAIEGDRNARMRLDKAPWSFDKLWRRVSKHAIWIMIGIATGGAWIFYFADAPSLALSFIEGNAPAVAYMTVAILTATTYVFGGLMREQVCTYMCPWPRIQAAMLDENSLVVTYNDWRGEPRSRHAKKMAAAGQPVGDCVDCNACVAVCPMGIDIRDGQQLECITCALCIDACDGVMDKIGKERGLIAYATLDEYQSNMALATSNGALPITPSNIRAEDGTFNPNIRHFNWRVIFRARTLLYMGVWSAVGIGLLVALLSRDRLGLNVLHDRNPQYVMESDGSIRNGYTLKILNMIPEPRVIFLSIEGLPGATMKVNGIDQPEGVSFAIPVQPDKADPLKVFVTVPKDRVSGTVSEFHFIAEDKSSFEKDSYEAVFNAPEGAK
- a CDS encoding FixH family protein; its protein translation is MSIAVNSKRESRFTGWHMLAIMLSFFGVIFAVNFTMAYFASSSWSGLVDQDTYVASQKFNERAAAMRAIAETGVKGVLVVKSPDIHYSLAIPGEGPVVADDVKANFRRPVGEHQDFSMALTPVGPGEFTATREIPAGQWIVEIIAKRGEDVVMHEARRFYVKPN